CTCATGGAAGACCGCATCATCGGCACGGTTAAGTGGTTCAACAGCGAAAAGGGCTGGGGCTTTATCGAGCGCGAAGATGCGCCGGACGTTTTTGTCCATTACAGCGCCATCCAAGCCGAGGGCTTCAAGACACTCATGCAGGGCCAGCAAGTTGAATTTTCCATCGAAGAAGGACCAAAAGGACCTCAAGCCGCTAATGTCATGATCATCTAGCACA
The sequence above is drawn from the Anaerolineales bacterium genome and encodes:
- a CDS encoding cold-shock protein produces the protein MEDRIIGTVKWFNSEKGWGFIEREDAPDVFVHYSAIQAEGFKTLMQGQQVEFSIEEGPKGPQAANVMII